In one window of Deinococcota bacterium DNA:
- a CDS encoding D-alanine--D-alanine ligase has translation MRALTRPRVLLLCGGQSEEHEVSLASARSVMAAAGACFEITPLVIGRDGRRLSEEASRRALHKGRSDTPAGDALALAPATDLQSLLGERFDHFEVVFPLLHGPLGEDGSVQGMLKLMGLPFVGSDVLGSAVGMDKPMMKAVFAAHGFPQVAYRAVSRKAWSDTPGEVLDSLEALGYPLFVKPANLGSSVGIARASERMSLSAALDEAARHDRRLIVEQGLTGARELEVAVLGNDAPEASAVGEIGYGSDFYDYATKYTAGAAALMIPADLPHAVAERCRCLALQAFRAVDAAGLARVDFFYTPKDQRLYLNEINTMPGFTETSMYPKLWQEAGLSYPELVARLIDLALEKR, from the coding sequence ATGCGCGCGCTGACGAGGCCGAGGGTGCTCTTGCTCTGCGGCGGCCAGTCGGAAGAACACGAGGTCTCGCTGGCCTCGGCGCGCTCGGTCATGGCCGCCGCCGGAGCGTGCTTCGAGATCACCCCGCTCGTCATCGGCAGGGACGGCCGGCGGCTGAGCGAGGAGGCCTCGCGCCGGGCGCTCCACAAGGGACGGAGCGACACGCCCGCCGGCGACGCCCTGGCCTTGGCGCCCGCCACCGACCTTCAAAGTCTGCTGGGCGAGCGCTTCGATCATTTCGAGGTGGTCTTTCCCCTGCTGCACGGTCCCCTGGGCGAGGACGGCAGCGTGCAGGGCATGCTCAAGCTCATGGGCCTGCCCTTTGTCGGCTCGGACGTGCTCGGCAGCGCGGTCGGCATGGACAAGCCCATGATGAAGGCGGTCTTCGCCGCCCACGGTTTTCCGCAGGTCGCCTACCGCGCGGTCAGCCGCAAGGCGTGGAGCGACACTCCCGGCGAGGTATTGGACAGCCTGGAGGCCCTCGGCTATCCCCTCTTCGTCAAGCCCGCCAACCTGGGCTCCTCGGTGGGTATCGCCAGGGCGAGCGAGCGGATGTCGTTGAGCGCAGCGCTCGACGAGGCCGCCCGGCACGACCGGCGCCTCATCGTCGAGCAGGGGCTCACGGGCGCGCGCGAGCTCGAGGTCGCCGTCCTCGGCAACGACGCGCCCGAGGCGAGCGCCGTCGGCGAGATCGGCTACGGGAGCGACTTCTACGACTACGCCACGAAGTACACCGCGGGCGCGGCCGCTCTGATGATTCCCGCCGACCTTCCCCACGCCGTCGCCGAGAGGTGCAGGTGCCTGGCGCTGCAAGCCTTCCGCGCCGTCGACGCGGCGGGGCTCGCGCGCGTGGACTTTTTCTACACCCCCAAAGACCAGCGCCTCTACTTAAACGAGATCAACACCATGCCCGGCTTTACCGAGACGAGCATGTATCCCAAGCTCTGGCAAGAGGCCGGGCTGAGCTACCCCGAGCTCGTCGCCCGGCTTATCGACCTGGCGCTGGAAAAGAGATAG
- a CDS encoding HNH endonuclease — protein MLILNASYEPLHICSVKRAVALLMHEVAERVEDGSGVLRSPSTVFRVPSVIRLRRYVKRPPRQRIAFNRKNVFRRDDHRCQYCGVHSHDLTLDHVIPRSKGGPTSWENVTSCCRRCNAKKRDRTPDEAKMQLRSKPYAPRFIFSTAYGVIPNIEAAWEKYLPK, from the coding sequence GTGCTCATCTTGAACGCCTCCTACGAGCCCCTGCACATCTGCTCGGTCAAGCGGGCCGTGGCGCTGCTCATGCACGAGGTCGCCGAGCGGGTCGAGGACGGCAGCGGCGTCTTGCGCTCGCCGAGCACCGTTTTTAGAGTGCCGAGCGTCATCCGCCTGCGGCGCTACGTAAAGCGCCCGCCCCGGCAGCGCATCGCCTTCAACCGCAAGAACGTCTTCCGGCGCGACGACCACCGCTGCCAGTACTGCGGCGTTCACTCCCACGACCTCACCTTGGACCACGTCATCCCCCGCAGCAAGGGCGGCCCCACGAGCTGGGAAAACGTCACTTCCTGCTGCCGCAGGTGCAACGCCAAAAAGCGCGACCGCACCCCAGACGAGGCCAAGATGCAGTTGCGCAGCAAACCCTACGCGCCGCGCTTCATCTTCAGCACCGCCTACGGCGTCATTCCCAATATCGAAGCCGCCTGGGAAAAGTACCTACCCAAATAG